One genomic window of Actinomycetota bacterium includes the following:
- the nifS gene encoding cysteine desulfurase NifS, translating into MRRIYMDHAATTPLHPAVTEAMLPFLRDRFGNPSSVYAEGREARKAVEEARSKVAGALGADPSEIVFTSGGTEADNLAIIGVARALREKGDHVVTTTVEHHAVLEPCHFLEREGFRVTYLPVDGMGLVDPDEVRRAITPGTVLVSVMHANNEVGTIQPVEEIAALCREAGVYFHCDAVQTVGALEVNVDRLGVDLLSVSAHKLYGPKGVGCLYVRQGTEIESLLLGGGQEKRMRSGTENVAGIVGFGVAMELAAAEWRRRSEHVKPLRDRLIEGILESIPRVRLNGHPERRLPNNANFIFDFIEGEAICLRLDFLGIAASTGSACSSERGEASHVLLALGIPPERAHGSLRLTLGRDNTEEDVEYLLENLPKVVEDLRAMSPLA; encoded by the coding sequence ATGAGAAGGATATACATGGATCACGCTGCCACCACGCCGCTCCACCCCGCGGTAACCGAGGCCATGCTGCCCTTCCTTCGGGATCGCTTCGGCAATCCCTCCAGCGTGTACGCGGAGGGGCGGGAGGCCCGCAAGGCGGTGGAGGAAGCGCGGTCCAAGGTGGCCGGGGCCCTGGGAGCGGACCCCTCGGAGATCGTCTTCACCAGTGGGGGGACGGAGGCCGACAACCTGGCCATAATCGGGGTGGCGCGCGCCCTGCGGGAGAAGGGAGATCACGTCGTCACCACCACGGTGGAGCACCATGCCGTGCTCGAGCCCTGCCATTTCCTGGAAAGGGAGGGCTTCCGGGTCACCTATCTCCCCGTGGACGGGATGGGCCTGGTGGACCCCGACGAGGTGCGCCGGGCGATCACGCCGGGGACCGTACTGGTCTCGGTGATGCATGCCAACAACGAGGTGGGTACCATCCAGCCCGTGGAGGAGATAGCCGCCCTTTGCCGGGAGGCCGGCGTGTATTTCCACTGCGACGCCGTGCAGACGGTGGGCGCCCTGGAAGTGAACGTGGACCGACTGGGGGTGGACTTGCTCTCGGTGTCCGCGCACAAGTTATACGGGCCTAAGGGAGTGGGCTGCCTCTACGTGAGGCAGGGGACGGAGATCGAGAGCCTTCTGCTGGGAGGGGGACAGGAGAAGAGGATGCGTTCGGGCACGGAGAACGTGGCCGGTATCGTGGGCTTCGGGGTGGCCATGGAGCTGGCAGCCGCGGAGTGGCGCCGGCGCTCCGAGCACGTAAAGCCCTTGCGCGACCGCCTCATAGAGGGAATCCTGGAGAGCATTCCCCGCGTCCGCCTTAACGGCCACCCGGAGAGGCGCCTCCCCAACAACGCCAATTTCATATTCGATTTCATCGAGGGGGAAGCCATCTGCCTGCGGCTGGATTTCCTGGGCATCGCCGCCTCCACGGGTTCCGCTTGCAGCTCGGAGCGGGGGGAGGCCTCCCACGTCCTGCTGGCCCTGGGGATTCCGCCGGAGCGGGCCCACGGCAGCCTGCGCCTCACCCTGGGAAGGGACAACACGGAGGAGGACGTGGAGTACCTCCTGGAAAACCTTCCCAAGGTGGTCGAGGACCTGCGGGCCATGTCCCCTCTGGCCTGA
- a CDS encoding iron-containing alcohol dehydrogenase: MAGLITGWEFGRSPRIIFGPGAFSRLGEEAASLGRRALLVTGKSSLLRSGRLEALSRELRGRSLEMHRLEVGGEPSPELVDGAVLSHRGLGIDLVIAVGGGSVLDAGKAVAAMLPLGAPVEDYLEGVGKEPHPGIRLPFIAVPTTAGTGSEATNNAVISRVGKEGFKRSLRHPFFFPDLAVVDPELTLTCPPEITAACGMDALTQLLESYLSPRSGPLTDALALSGMEKVREGLLAAYHDGSNLEARTDMSYAALVSGMTISSSGVGLVHGFASAIGGRFPIPHGVICGTLLAAVTRANLEALSRDPGGGTVFLEKYAKAGRVLTGKRAKDTGEGCRLLLETLEEWTEEMRLPRLGTFGLGEEDLRELAGEASLKDNPVRLEAEERFAVLAARL, from the coding sequence GTGGCGGGATTGATAACTGGGTGGGAATTCGGCAGGTCGCCCCGTATCATATTCGGACCTGGCGCCTTCAGTCGGCTGGGAGAGGAGGCGGCCTCCCTGGGCCGGCGCGCACTCCTGGTCACCGGAAAATCCTCCTTGCTCCGTTCCGGCCGCCTGGAGGCGCTGAGCCGGGAACTCCGGGGAAGGTCCCTCGAGATGCACCGCCTGGAGGTTGGGGGCGAGCCCTCCCCGGAGCTGGTGGACGGGGCGGTCCTCTCCCACCGCGGGTTGGGCATTGACCTGGTGATTGCCGTGGGGGGAGGGAGCGTTCTGGACGCCGGAAAGGCGGTGGCGGCCATGCTCCCTCTCGGCGCCCCCGTGGAGGACTACCTGGAGGGAGTGGGAAAGGAACCGCATCCCGGGATCCGGTTGCCCTTCATAGCCGTGCCCACCACAGCGGGCACGGGAAGCGAGGCCACCAACAACGCGGTTATCAGCCGAGTGGGTAAGGAGGGTTTCAAGAGGTCCCTCCGCCATCCCTTTTTCTTTCCCGACCTGGCAGTCGTGGATCCCGAGCTCACCCTGACCTGCCCCCCAGAGATCACCGCCGCCTGCGGCATGGACGCCCTCACCCAGCTCCTGGAGTCCTACCTCTCCCCCCGTTCCGGGCCCCTGACCGACGCCCTGGCCCTCAGCGGCATGGAAAAGGTAAGGGAGGGCCTCCTCGCCGCTTACCACGACGGCTCCAACCTCGAGGCGCGCACGGACATGTCCTACGCCGCGCTGGTCTCGGGGATGACCATCTCCTCCTCCGGTGTGGGCCTGGTACACGGCTTCGCTTCCGCCATCGGGGGGAGGTTTCCCATCCCCCACGGCGTCATCTGCGGCACCCTCCTCGCTGCGGTCACCCGGGCCAACCTGGAGGCTCTTTCCAGGGATCCCGGCGGGGGAACGGTTTTCCTCGAAAAGTACGCTAAAGCGGGAAGGGTGCTCACGGGAAAGCGAGCCAAGGATACGGGTGAAGGATGCCGTCTCCTCCTGGAGACACTCGAGGAATGGACGGAGGAGATGCGCCTGCCCCGGCTGGGAACTTTCGGCCTGGGGGAGGAGGACCTGCGGGAGCTGGCCGGGGAGGCCTCCCTCAAGGACAATCCCGTCAGGCTGGAAGCGGAGGAGAGGTTTGCCGTCCTGGCCGCCAGGTTGTAA
- a CDS encoding SDR family NAD(P)-dependent oxidoreductase — translation MVGLKRYRRLEMGFFEGKTAIVTGGGSGIGRALAHALADAGCRVTITDIVPERIGQVVEELKAKGVQARGYRVDHSRWEEVEKFANHFLSEWGHVDILCSNAGVGLGGRFVETSLEDWEWVLGINLWGCIYTLHAFVPHMIERRSGSILITASDAGLVSIPGMAAYQTSKYGVVGLGETLRMELYEHGIKVSLLCPGFINTNIIRNGRIYLYNSQGRSSKPEIEKFYATRGVDPSVVAAAGLKALEKDIGIMLVPWSHSGPQYVLKRISPQLYHALFRFLWRKGILHRVFGARP, via the coding sequence ATGGTCGGCCTTAAGCGCTACAGGAGGTTGGAGATGGGATTCTTCGAGGGAAAGACCGCCATAGTCACGGGAGGGGGCTCGGGAATCGGGAGGGCGCTGGCCCATGCCCTGGCCGACGCGGGATGCCGGGTTACCATAACCGACATCGTGCCCGAGCGCATCGGGCAGGTGGTGGAGGAGCTCAAGGCCAAGGGTGTCCAGGCCCGCGGCTACCGCGTGGACCACTCCCGCTGGGAGGAGGTGGAAAAGTTTGCCAACCATTTTCTCTCCGAGTGGGGCCACGTGGACATCCTGTGCAGCAACGCCGGCGTGGGCCTGGGAGGACGCTTCGTGGAGACTTCCCTCGAGGACTGGGAATGGGTGCTGGGCATCAACCTGTGGGGGTGCATCTATACCCTGCACGCCTTCGTTCCCCACATGATCGAGCGCCGGAGCGGCTCCATACTCATCACCGCCAGCGACGCCGGCCTGGTCTCCATCCCGGGCATGGCCGCCTACCAGACCAGCAAGTACGGGGTGGTGGGCCTGGGGGAGACCCTGCGCATGGAGCTCTACGAGCACGGCATCAAGGTTAGCCTCCTCTGCCCCGGCTTCATCAACACCAACATCATCCGCAACGGGAGGATATACCTCTACAACTCCCAGGGGAGGAGCTCCAAGCCGGAGATCGAGAAGTTCTACGCTACCCGGGGCGTGGATCCCTCCGTGGTGGCCGCGGCCGGGCTCAAGGCCCTGGAGAAGGACATCGGCATCATGCTCGTCCCCTGGTCCCATTCCGGCCCCCAGTACGTGCTGAAAAGGATTTCCCCCCAGCTCTACCACGCCCTTTTCCGCTTCCTGTGGCGGAAGGGTATCCTGCACCGCGTCTTCGGGGCCCGTCCCTGA
- a CDS encoding radical SAM protein, protein MEEGLLRSLEEQPSSSADVPGYNKCMHQVMRYEEPLFRPPCEANSLIVQVTLGCPHNRCTFCGMYKMKKYRVRDPEEVKADLRRARLFYRHVGSVFLADGNTVAMNSDKLADIIRYIRRLFPEVERISSYGGGRFLKGKSVQALRKLREAGLDIIYFGLESGDDEILAAVHKGVTSREMIEAARRVREAGIELSVYILLGLGGEDRWRQHAENTARVLNAMQPQYIRPRTLYLLPGTPLYKEAQEGRFREASGETVMRELQVLLNRLEVEDAWFLSDHVSNYVPIYGHLPEDREKMLAAVDMALEKADVYLAPRHLTSL, encoded by the coding sequence ATGGAAGAAGGGCTGCTGCGGAGCCTCGAAGAGCAGCCGTCATCCAGTGCCGACGTCCCCGGCTATAATAAATGTATGCACCAAGTGATGCGATACGAGGAACCTCTCTTCCGTCCACCCTGCGAGGCGAACAGCCTCATCGTGCAGGTTACCCTGGGCTGCCCGCACAACCGCTGCACCTTCTGCGGGATGTACAAGATGAAGAAATATAGGGTGCGCGACCCCGAGGAGGTCAAGGCCGATCTGCGGAGGGCCCGCCTCTTCTACCGCCACGTGGGCTCGGTCTTCCTAGCCGACGGCAACACGGTGGCCATGAACTCCGATAAGCTGGCGGACATCATCCGCTATATCCGTAGGCTTTTCCCGGAGGTGGAGCGTATATCCTCCTATGGCGGAGGGCGCTTCTTGAAGGGCAAATCCGTGCAGGCCCTGCGCAAGCTGAGGGAGGCGGGCCTGGACATCATCTACTTCGGCCTGGAGAGCGGGGATGACGAAATCCTGGCCGCGGTGCACAAGGGGGTGACCTCGAGGGAGATGATCGAGGCTGCCCGGAGGGTCCGGGAAGCGGGGATAGAATTATCCGTGTACATCCTCCTGGGCCTGGGGGGCGAGGACCGATGGAGGCAGCATGCCGAGAACACCGCCCGGGTCCTCAACGCCATGCAGCCCCAGTACATCCGGCCCCGCACCCTGTACCTCCTCCCCGGAACCCCGCTTTATAAGGAGGCCCAGGAGGGGCGCTTCCGGGAGGCCTCCGGGGAGACGGTGATGCGGGAGCTCCAGGTGCTATTAAACCGCCTGGAGGTGGAGGACGCCTGGTTCCTCTCCGACCACGTCTCCAACTACGTGCCCATCTACGGACACCTGCCCGAGGACCGCGAGAAGATGCTGGCCGCCGTGGATATGGCCCTGGAGAAGGCCGACGTCTACCTGGCCCCCCGCCACCTCACCAGCCTATAA
- a CDS encoding tetratricopeptide repeat protein: MDEDYDLFDIELFNAGLAITRLSMASIHAAEGRIDAAIEEYTKVLEFDPNLFLCYLNRGKLYHCKGEREKARQDFNRAIALEPRSAVTYIFRGDLHYDEGDFASAREDYRRALALNPESREALYRLKRLDRRGRR; this comes from the coding sequence ATGGACGAGGACTACGACCTCTTCGACATAGAGCTCTTCAACGCCGGCCTGGCCATCACCCGGTTGAGCATGGCCTCCATCCACGCGGCCGAGGGGAGGATAGACGCGGCCATCGAAGAATACACCAAGGTGCTCGAGTTCGATCCCAACCTCTTCCTCTGCTATTTAAACCGGGGCAAGCTTTATCACTGCAAAGGAGAACGGGAGAAGGCCAGGCAGGACTTCAACCGGGCCATAGCCCTGGAGCCGCGTTCCGCGGTCACCTACATCTTCAGGGGAGACCTCCATTACGACGAGGGGGATTTCGCCTCGGCGCGGGAGGATTACCGCCGCGCCCTGGCCCTGAACCCGGAAAGCCGGGAAGCCCTCTACCGCCTGAAGCGGCTGGACAGGAGGGGCCGACGCTGA
- a CDS encoding response regulator transcription factor, with protein sequence MVRRTLKVLVVDDHRLVREGLISLLRLNPDINVVGEASGGDEAVAKARNLKPDVVLMDISMPGMNGITATRLIKKDLPETKVIMLTMLDQEGYVYEAVKAGATGYLLKNTGLEELVKAIKEVYKGGATLHPEAQAQLLKEYVYLAQSNRETYGLSDRELEILQLLGDGLSNKEIAEKLFISIQTVKTHITHIFEKLGVKDRTEAVATALRRGLIS encoded by the coding sequence ATGGTTCGCAGGACTTTGAAGGTCCTGGTGGTGGACGACCATCGCCTGGTCCGTGAGGGACTCATAAGCCTTCTGCGGTTAAACCCTGATATTAATGTAGTCGGGGAGGCCTCGGGAGGAGACGAGGCGGTGGCCAAGGCCCGGAACCTCAAGCCCGACGTGGTCCTCATGGACATCAGCATGCCGGGTATGAACGGCATCACCGCCACCCGGCTTATAAAGAAAGACCTTCCGGAGACTAAGGTCATCATGCTCACCATGCTGGACCAGGAGGGGTACGTTTACGAGGCAGTCAAGGCGGGTGCCACCGGCTACCTCCTCAAGAACACCGGCCTGGAGGAGCTCGTGAAGGCCATCAAGGAGGTGTACAAGGGGGGTGCCACCCTGCACCCCGAGGCCCAGGCCCAGCTGCTCAAGGAATACGTCTACCTGGCCCAGAGCAACCGGGAGACCTACGGGCTGAGCGACAGGGAACTGGAGATTCTGCAGCTTCTGGGAGACGGGCTCTCCAACAAGGAGATTGCGGAGAAGCTTTTCATCAGCATCCAGACGGTGAAGACTCACATCACCCACATCTTCGAGAAGCTGGGGGTTAAGGACAGAACTGAGGCGGTGGCCACCGCCCTCCGCCGCGGCCTCATCTCCTAA
- a CDS encoding protease inhibitor I42 family protein produces MRPKVAAALSAITLAAVLVLSTAGCSVGAKTVEYRDPSVPIVVEKGEEFTIVLESNPSTGYGWRLGRELDAKIVTLEKVEFKEQETERLGQPGEEKWTFKAAGLGRTEIVLTYARPWGAPPKVETLEKEASKGSPGAEEEGAKESVEGEEATAPESSAHPGEEEEVETQGETGEATAHQELSLSTSEEAEEKAGELEEEKLVFSVWVKEKGAGDKEPKKYKEPAETVEVKEGYRFSIVLESDPTAGMHWELAEPLDEELLALVSTTFEAKGGGESAEGGEKVGAPGEETWTFEALRPGETEIAFVFREGEKSGKSMVFKVEIKEAGSEESSAH; encoded by the coding sequence ATGAGGCCCAAGGTCGCAGCAGCGCTCTCAGCCATAACCCTTGCCGCCGTGCTTGTCCTCTCCACGGCGGGATGTTCGGTGGGCGCCAAGACGGTGGAATACCGGGATCCTTCCGTGCCCATCGTGGTGGAGAAAGGGGAGGAGTTCACCATCGTGCTGGAGTCCAATCCCTCCACCGGTTACGGCTGGAGACTGGGAAGGGAACTGGACGCGAAGATCGTGACCCTGGAAAAGGTGGAATTCAAGGAGCAGGAGACGGAGCGGCTTGGACAGCCCGGGGAGGAGAAGTGGACCTTTAAGGCCGCCGGACTTGGCCGCACGGAGATCGTGTTGACCTACGCGCGGCCCTGGGGGGCACCCCCTAAAGTTGAGACCTTGGAGAAAGAGGCTTCCAAGGGGTCTCCGGGCGCCGAGGAGGAAGGTGCGAAGGAATCGGTGGAAGGCGAAGAAGCCACCGCCCCGGAGTCGAGCGCCCATCCCGGGGAGGAGGAAGAAGTCGAAACGCAGGGCGAAACGGGGGAGGCCACGGCGCACCAGGAGTTGAGCCTTTCCACGTCCGAGGAGGCGGAAGAGAAGGCTGGTGAGCTCGAGGAGGAGAAGCTGGTCTTCTCGGTCTGGGTTAAGGAGAAGGGCGCCGGTGACAAGGAACCCAAGAAGTACAAGGAGCCGGCGGAGACCGTGGAGGTCAAGGAGGGCTACCGATTCTCCATCGTCCTGGAATCCGATCCCACCGCCGGCATGCACTGGGAGCTGGCGGAGCCCCTGGACGAGGAGCTGCTGGCCCTGGTGAGCACCACCTTCGAGGCCAAGGGCGGTGGAGAAAGCGCTGAGGGTGGGGAGAAAGTCGGCGCTCCAGGTGAGGAGACCTGGACCTTCGAGGCCCTCCGGCCCGGGGAAACGGAGATAGCCTTCGTCTTCCGGGAAGGGGAGAAGTCCGGAAAATCCATGGTCTTCAAGGTGGAGATAAAGGAGGCCGGGAGTGAGGAATCGTCCGCCCACTGA
- a CDS encoding long-chain-fatty-acid--CoA ligase: MDERQRLEYNLMRRMNIGDIPKRTAARCPDRVALVYQDRKITFRELNENCCRMAHVFEQLGARKGDRITFMTHNCPQYIYSWLGACKLGCIINPLNFMLKPHEIEYIVNDAESRLFFAEDILMPQVQAAAPNLKTVEKYGVIHINAPDTEIPEGWVSLDRLFEEMEDTSEPLVETDDEDMCSLMYTSGTESLPKGVMNTHRNFFHTLMSGLIDLNIKKDDVALLSIPLYHVAGKYLLLEFINVGAKLVLEYAPNPVEILELTQREKVTYWVYPPTLYQVLPSMPDFDKYDLSSLKKFISFGAVMPVPLLRQWKEMFPDSEWRNYYGQTESTPLGSTLQPEDFEAKIDSIGTPHTGVEIKIFDDNDNEVPVGEVGEIVMRSPSVMKGYYKMEEKTAETLRGGWLHTGDLGRFDEDGFLYFVDRKKDMIKSGGENVSSKEVEDTIIAHEKVMQVAVIGLPDEYWMEAVTAVVVPYPGVEVTEEEIISYCKDRLAGYKVPKRVFIMAMEDLPVLPSGKILKRELRRMLAEKKE, from the coding sequence ATGGATGAACGTCAGAGGCTGGAGTACAACCTCATGCGCCGCATGAACATTGGGGACATCCCCAAGCGCACCGCGGCCCGGTGTCCGGACAGGGTAGCCCTGGTGTACCAGGACCGCAAGATCACCTTCCGGGAGCTCAACGAGAACTGCTGCCGTATGGCCCACGTCTTCGAGCAGCTGGGAGCCCGTAAGGGGGACCGCATCACCTTCATGACCCACAACTGCCCGCAGTACATCTATTCCTGGCTGGGAGCCTGCAAGCTGGGGTGCATAATCAATCCTCTCAACTTCATGCTCAAGCCCCACGAAATCGAGTACATCGTCAATGACGCCGAGTCCCGGCTATTCTTCGCGGAGGACATCTTGATGCCCCAGGTCCAGGCGGCGGCGCCAAACCTGAAAACGGTGGAAAAATACGGTGTCATACACATCAATGCTCCCGACACGGAGATACCCGAGGGCTGGGTAAGCCTGGACCGGCTCTTCGAGGAGATGGAGGACACCTCCGAGCCGCTGGTGGAGACGGACGACGAGGACATGTGCTCCCTCATGTACACCAGCGGCACGGAGTCCCTGCCCAAAGGGGTCATGAACACCCACCGGAACTTCTTCCACACCCTCATGAGCGGGCTGATCGACCTGAACATCAAGAAGGACGACGTGGCGCTGCTCTCCATCCCCCTCTACCACGTGGCCGGGAAGTACCTGCTCCTCGAGTTCATCAACGTGGGGGCCAAGCTGGTCCTGGAATATGCGCCCAACCCGGTGGAGATCCTCGAGCTCACCCAGCGGGAGAAGGTCACCTACTGGGTCTATCCCCCCACCCTTTACCAGGTCCTTCCTTCCATGCCCGATTTCGACAAGTACGACCTCTCCTCGCTCAAGAAGTTCATCTCCTTCGGGGCGGTCATGCCCGTACCCCTGCTGCGGCAGTGGAAGGAGATGTTCCCCGACTCGGAGTGGAGGAACTACTACGGGCAGACGGAGTCCACTCCCCTGGGTTCCACCCTCCAGCCCGAGGACTTCGAGGCCAAGATCGACTCCATCGGCACCCCCCATACGGGAGTGGAGATCAAGATTTTCGATGATAATGACAATGAGGTCCCCGTGGGCGAGGTGGGGGAGATAGTCATGCGCAGCCCTTCGGTGATGAAGGGGTACTACAAGATGGAGGAGAAGACCGCCGAGACCTTGCGGGGAGGATGGCTGCATACCGGCGACCTGGGCCGCTTCGACGAGGACGGCTTCCTCTACTTCGTGGACCGCAAGAAGGACATGATCAAGTCCGGTGGGGAGAACGTGTCCTCCAAGGAGGTGGAGGATACCATCATCGCCCATGAGAAGGTCATGCAGGTGGCGGTCATCGGCCTTCCCGACGAGTATTGGATGGAGGCGGTCACCGCGGTGGTGGTCCCCTATCCCGGGGTGGAGGTCACCGAGGAGGAGATCATCTCCTACTGCAAGGATAGGCTGGCTGGATACAAGGTCCCCAAGCGGGTCTTCATCATGGCCATGGAGGATCTCCCGGTGCTCCCCAGCGGCAAGATCCTCAAGCGGGAGCTACGCCGCATGCTCGCGGAGAAGAAGGAATAA
- a CDS encoding response regulator: MNEVNGEKDVGRNEDDREGASGADILVVDDEPDVARIMAINLEFEGYRVRVAHDGVEALRAVEERKPDCILLDIMMPGMDGFEVLRRLKKDPGTSDIPVIVVTARDTDMDRLKGFGGGAVEYLAKPFDLGELKGHVSRVLSLRDRDAEERARQERVRRLQLSTLRDITEKLISTLELEEVLETIVERLQDLFELDVCAISLLDAIGRRLRPASVRSRLPLGDREWSRFSLPYDRLREWTDPEGAYGSGIQPLPPSFLAGEVVAGVLAGLRSLFLLPLRARGRFIGVIFLGKVKEMELSPQEAELLAAVGNQAAIAIENARLYDELRYDEQVHRQLLQRVINAQEDERRRLAIELHDGVIQNLVSAVFRMQFGEARLESDPEGARRALRESQEIINQGIAEMRRIISGLRPTMLDDMGLVPALQKYIRRVQEEAPWELKIELKEGDIPQLTMEAETALFRICQEALHNVVKHSRCRRAGVELGVEGDKLVLRVEDDGVGFEFPLSQRKSSRGFGLAGMRERAESLGGTLQVRSAPGEGTLLVASFPLYAVSKEDGNGSQDFEGPGGGRPSPGP, from the coding sequence ATGAACGAGGTCAATGGGGAGAAGGACGTGGGCCGGAATGAAGATGACCGGGAGGGGGCTTCCGGCGCGGACATCCTGGTGGTGGACGACGAGCCGGACGTGGCCCGGATCATGGCCATAAACCTGGAATTCGAGGGCTACCGGGTGCGGGTGGCCCACGACGGCGTGGAAGCCCTGCGGGCGGTGGAGGAGAGGAAGCCGGATTGCATCCTCCTGGACATCATGATGCCGGGGATGGACGGCTTCGAGGTCCTGAGGCGCCTCAAGAAGGACCCGGGCACCTCAGACATACCGGTCATCGTGGTCACCGCCAGGGACACGGACATGGACCGTCTGAAGGGTTTCGGCGGTGGGGCGGTGGAATACCTGGCCAAGCCCTTCGACCTCGGAGAGTTGAAAGGCCATGTATCGCGCGTGCTCTCCCTCAGGGACAGGGATGCGGAGGAGCGGGCCAGGCAGGAAAGAGTGCGCCGTCTCCAGCTTTCCACCCTGCGCGACATCACCGAGAAGCTCATCTCCACCCTGGAGCTGGAGGAGGTCCTGGAGACCATCGTGGAGAGACTTCAGGACCTCTTCGAGCTGGACGTATGCGCCATCTCCCTCCTAGATGCCATCGGCCGGCGTCTCCGTCCGGCCTCCGTGCGCTCCCGCTTGCCCCTGGGGGATAGGGAGTGGTCCAGATTCTCCCTGCCCTACGACCGGCTCCGCGAGTGGACGGACCCTGAAGGCGCTTACGGCTCCGGCATCCAGCCCCTCCCCCCCTCCTTCTTGGCCGGGGAGGTGGTGGCCGGGGTCCTGGCCGGATTGCGTTCCCTCTTCCTGCTCCCCCTCAGGGCCAGGGGAAGGTTCATCGGGGTCATCTTCCTGGGCAAGGTCAAGGAGATGGAGCTAAGCCCGCAGGAGGCCGAGCTCCTGGCCGCAGTGGGAAACCAGGCGGCCATCGCCATCGAGAACGCGCGCCTCTACGACGAGCTTCGCTACGACGAGCAGGTGCACCGCCAGCTCCTGCAGCGGGTGATCAACGCCCAGGAGGACGAGAGGAGGAGGCTGGCCATTGAGCTCCACGACGGGGTCATCCAGAACCTGGTCAGCGCGGTGTTCCGAATGCAGTTCGGGGAAGCGCGCCTGGAGAGCGACCCGGAGGGAGCCCGCCGTGCCCTGCGGGAGTCCCAGGAGATCATCAACCAAGGCATCGCCGAGATGCGGCGCATCATCTCCGGCCTGCGCCCCACCATGCTGGACGACATGGGGCTGGTCCCCGCCCTGCAGAAATATATCCGGCGCGTGCAGGAGGAAGCTCCCTGGGAGTTGAAGATAGAGTTAAAGGAAGGGGATATACCCCAGCTCACCATGGAGGCGGAGACGGCCCTCTTCCGCATATGCCAGGAGGCCCTGCACAACGTGGTCAAGCATTCCCGGTGTCGCCGGGCGGGGGTGGAGCTGGGTGTCGAGGGAGACAAGCTTGTTCTGCGCGTGGAGGACGACGGGGTGGGCTTCGAGTTCCCGCTTTCCCAGAGGAAATCCTCGCGAGGGTTCGGCCTGGCGGGGATGCGGGAAAGGGCCGAGTCGCTGGGGGGTACCCTGCAGGTGCGGAGTGCACCCGGGGAGGGAACGCTCCTCGTGGCCAGCTTCCCCCTCTACGCGGTGAGCAAGGAGGATGGGAATGGTTCGCAGGACTTTGAAGGTCCTGGTGGTGGACGACCATCGCCTGGTCCGTGA
- a CDS encoding NUDIX hydrolase — MAYVTHEMIREMERKYGKPRHLHLSFEIRPPEMNMLQGSKKHDRNHDLTLFIFRDRGYREFAAIAKHMFPEGAYRAPSGAANPGEPLEEAARREAREETGLDISLDRFILHIHARFTCGPVVEDWRSLVFTALWEGGQLGQLDEDEIRETRWVTLEELQGPVREKLLATGMGLFAYRVALHDASVEEIEKLRASRG; from the coding sequence ATGGCTTACGTGACCCACGAGATGATCCGGGAGATGGAGAGGAAGTACGGGAAACCCCGCCACCTCCACCTTTCCTTCGAGATAAGGCCTCCTGAGATGAACATGCTTCAGGGCTCCAAAAAACATGACCGCAACCACGACCTCACCCTCTTCATCTTCCGTGACCGCGGGTATCGGGAATTTGCGGCCATCGCCAAGCACATGTTCCCCGAGGGCGCCTACCGGGCACCCTCCGGAGCGGCAAATCCTGGCGAGCCCCTGGAGGAGGCCGCCCGCCGGGAAGCGCGCGAGGAGACCGGACTGGATATTAGCCTGGACCGCTTCATCCTCCATATCCACGCCCGTTTCACCTGCGGGCCCGTGGTGGAGGACTGGAGAAGCCTGGTCTTCACCGCCCTCTGGGAGGGTGGGCAGCTGGGCCAGCTGGACGAGGACGAGATAAGGGAGACCAGGTGGGTGACCCTGGAGGAGCTGCAGGGGCCGGTCCGCGAGAAGCTCCTGGCGACGGGCATGGGGCTCTTCGCCTACCGCGTTGCCCTGCACGACGCCTCGGTGGAGGAGATAGAGAAGTTACGTGCTTCCCGCGGATGA